The Rhodoferax sediminis genome has a segment encoding these proteins:
- the ccoG gene encoding cytochrome c oxidase accessory protein CcoG has protein sequence MSDPSTRKIIPITVQSAPKGGPAEPGPAMHSLYEAQKKIYPRSVVGLFTRWRWVMVALTQLVYYGLPWLDWGQRQAVLFDLGTRRFYIFGLVLYPQDFIYLTGLLVISALSLFLFTAVAGRLWCGYTCPQTVYTEIFLWIEHKLEGDRMARMRLDAAPPSANKLLRKGSKHFVWIALSLWTGFTFVGYFSPIRALGTEFLHAQVTSWEVFWTFFYGFATYGAAGFMREQVCKYMCPYARFQSAMFDRDTLIVTYDTARGEPRGRRARSADPATLDLGACIDCTLCVQVCPTGIDIRKGLQYECIGCGACVDVCDTVMDKMGYARGLIKYSTENAIEQHWSRTQIWRRVLRPRVLVYSAILAAISLAVVFNLAMRTPFRVDVVRDRGTLARVVNGGLVENVYQLQIMNATESAQRYRITATGLPGLSVVTDDTVMVDATQSRWVALRLQLPPDAAPAGSHPIRLAIEALDSPGRLVEKSAFLVPR, from the coding sequence ATGTCCGACCCGAGCACGAGAAAGATCATCCCGATCACGGTGCAGTCCGCGCCAAAAGGCGGCCCCGCTGAACCTGGCCCTGCCATGCACTCGTTGTACGAGGCCCAGAAGAAGATTTACCCGCGCAGCGTCGTCGGTTTGTTCACCCGCTGGCGCTGGGTCATGGTGGCTTTGACCCAGTTGGTGTACTACGGCCTGCCGTGGCTGGACTGGGGGCAGCGCCAGGCCGTTTTGTTCGACCTGGGGACACGCCGGTTTTACATTTTCGGGCTGGTGCTGTATCCGCAGGACTTTATCTACCTGACGGGCCTGCTCGTGATCTCGGCGCTGTCATTGTTCCTCTTTACAGCGGTTGCCGGGCGGTTATGGTGCGGCTACACCTGCCCGCAAACGGTTTACACCGAAATATTTTTGTGGATCGAGCACAAGCTCGAAGGCGATCGCATGGCGCGCATGCGGCTGGATGCGGCGCCCCCGTCGGCCAACAAGCTGCTGCGCAAAGGCAGCAAGCATTTCGTGTGGATTGCCCTGTCGTTGTGGACGGGCTTCACCTTCGTCGGCTACTTCTCGCCGATCAGGGCGCTTGGGACTGAATTTCTGCATGCCCAGGTGACGTCCTGGGAAGTGTTCTGGACGTTCTTTTATGGGTTTGCAACTTATGGCGCCGCCGGGTTCATGCGCGAGCAGGTCTGCAAATACATGTGTCCCTACGCCCGCTTTCAGAGCGCGATGTTCGACCGGGACACACTGATCGTGACCTATGACACCGCACGCGGAGAGCCACGGGGCCGGCGCGCACGCAGTGCCGACCCGGCGACGCTCGATCTGGGCGCCTGCATTGACTGCACGCTGTGTGTGCAAGTGTGTCCCACCGGCATCGACATCCGCAAAGGGCTTCAATACGAATGCATCGGTTGCGGAGCCTGCGTCGACGTGTGCGACACAGTGATGGACAAGATGGGCTACGCGCGCGGGCTGATCAAATACTCGACCGAAAATGCCATCGAGCAGCATTGGTCGCGCACGCAGATATGGCGCCGGGTACTGCGTCCACGGGTCCTGGTGTACAGCGCCATCCTGGCCGCCATCTCCCTGGCCGTGGTGTTCAACCTGGCGATGCGCACCCCGTTCCGGGTGGATGTGGTGCGGGATCGGGGCACGCTGGCGCGCGTCGTGAACGGCGGCCTGGTGGAAAATGTGTACCAGCTCCAGATCATGAATGCCACCGAGTCGGCCCAGCGCTACCGCATCACGGCCACCGGCTTGCCGGGATTGAGCGTGGTGACCGACGACACCGTGATGGTCGATGCAACGCAGTCGCGCTGGGTGGCGCTGCGCCTGCAGCTTCCCCCGGATGCGGCCCCGGCGGGATCCCACCCGATCCGGTTGGCCATCGAGGCGCTGGATTCACCGGGGCGGCTGGTCGAAAAATCTGCGTTTCTGGTCCCCCGGTAA
- the ccoP gene encoding cytochrome-c oxidase, cbb3-type subunit III — protein sequence MSDFTSNFWSVYVAAITLIGIVACLLLLWFSGKAKANTAGDNTTGHVWDGDLREMNNPLPRWWVGLFIITVVFALVYLALYPGLGTYPGLLGWTSRGQYQTEVSKGNAEVAPLYARYSSMKPEDVAADAQGMAIGERLFMNNCAQCHGSDARGGNGFPNLTDSDWLYGGTPDKIIETITHGRIGNMPPMAAAVGSADDVKNVAQYVLSLSGSPHDSLRAALGKPKFAVCAACHGADGKGNQAIGAPNLTDDIWLHGYGEKAIVAMINNGMTNQMPAQENRLTEPQIHVLASYVWGLSNKPSPVSR from the coding sequence ATGAGTGATTTCACAAGCAACTTCTGGTCGGTCTATGTCGCGGCCATCACCCTCATCGGGATCGTGGCGTGCTTGCTGCTGCTGTGGTTCAGCGGCAAGGCCAAGGCGAACACGGCCGGTGACAACACGACGGGCCATGTGTGGGACGGCGACCTGCGCGAAATGAACAACCCCTTGCCGCGCTGGTGGGTCGGGTTGTTCATCATCACCGTTGTGTTTGCGCTGGTGTATCTGGCCCTGTACCCGGGACTCGGAACGTATCCGGGCCTGCTGGGCTGGACCTCGCGCGGCCAGTATCAAACCGAGGTGAGCAAAGGCAACGCAGAAGTGGCGCCCTTGTATGCCAGGTATTCCAGCATGAAGCCTGAAGATGTTGCGGCTGACGCGCAGGGCATGGCGATTGGCGAGCGCTTGTTCATGAACAACTGTGCCCAATGTCATGGATCGGATGCGCGCGGCGGCAATGGCTTCCCCAATTTGACGGACAGCGACTGGCTGTATGGCGGCACGCCCGACAAGATCATCGAAACGATCACTCATGGCCGGATCGGCAACATGCCGCCCATGGCCGCCGCCGTGGGCTCGGCGGACGATGTGAAGAACGTGGCCCAGTATGTCCTGAGCCTGTCGGGGAGCCCCCATGACTCGCTTCGGGCCGCGCTTGGCAAGCCAAAATTTGCGGTCTGCGCCGCCTGTCACGGCGCCGATGGCAAGGGCAATCAGGCCATCGGCGCGCCGAACCTGACTGATGACATCTGGCTCCACGGGTATGGCGAAAAGGCGATCGTGGCGATGATCAACAACGGCATGACGAACCAGATGCCGGCGCAGGAAAACAGGCTGACCGAGCCCCAAATTCATGTGCTTGCGTCTTATGTCTGGGGGTTGTCCAACAAGCCATCCCCTGTCTCCCGGTAG
- a CDS encoding cbb3-type cytochrome oxidase subunit 3, whose product MSANTVHAIAYLISFATFIGIMVWACLGRNAKAFEEAANLPFEQD is encoded by the coding sequence ATGAGTGCCAACACCGTGCACGCCATCGCCTACCTCATCAGCTTTGCCACCTTCATCGGCATCATGGTCTGGGCCTGTTTGGGGCGCAATGCGAAGGCTTTCGAGGAAGCAGCCAATTTGCCGTTCGAGCAGGATTGA
- the ccoO gene encoding cytochrome-c oxidase, cbb3-type subunit II, with protein sequence MSNNNNAGGFSHERIETSNFLMIVMILLVLAVGGLVEIVPLFFQRSTTEPIEGVHPRTPLQQAGFDIYLREGCYGCHSQMIRPFRSETLRYGHYSVAGESVYDHPFQWGSKRTGPDLARVGGKYSDEWQRIHLNNPRDVVPESNMPAYSWLATSKVDADALPGHLKALRSVGVPYTDAQIASAAEEVRGKTEMEALIAYLQGLGLALK encoded by the coding sequence ATGTCGAACAACAACAATGCCGGCGGTTTCTCCCATGAGAGGATCGAGACCAGCAACTTCCTGATGATCGTGATGATCCTGCTGGTCCTGGCCGTTGGCGGGCTGGTGGAGATCGTCCCCTTGTTTTTCCAGAGATCCACCACCGAGCCGATCGAGGGGGTGCATCCGCGCACGCCGCTGCAGCAGGCGGGATTTGACATCTATCTGCGCGAGGGCTGCTATGGCTGCCACTCGCAAATGATCCGTCCGTTCCGCTCTGAAACCCTGCGCTATGGCCACTACTCGGTGGCCGGTGAATCGGTCTATGACCACCCGTTTCAATGGGGCAGCAAGCGCACCGGACCGGACCTGGCTCGTGTCGGCGGCAAGTACAGCGACGAGTGGCAACGCATCCATCTGAACAATCCGCGCGATGTGGTGCCTGAGTCCAACATGCCGGCGTATTCCTGGCTGGCCACCAGCAAGGTGGATGCCGATGCGCTGCCCGGGCACCTGAAGGCGCTGCGCAGCGTGGGCGTGCCCTATACCGATGCCCAGATTGCCAGCGCCGCGGAGGAGGTCAGGGGCAAGACCGAAATGGAAGCGTTGATTGCCTATCTGCAAGGCTTGGGCCTTGCCCTCAAATAA
- the ccoN gene encoding cytochrome-c oxidase, cbb3-type subunit I: MNLPNRQATEYNDTVVRQFAIMTVIWGVVGMLVGVFIASELIWPDINMGIPWLSYGRLRPLHTNAVIFAFGGSGLFAASYYVVQRTSQVRLFGDKLAAFTFWGWQAVIVAAAISLPLGYTQGKEYAEVEWPIDILITLVWLAYAVVFFGTVGTRKVRHIYVANWFFGAYIIAIALLHVVNSAAIPAGFMKSYSAYSGVQDAMVQWWYGHNAVGFLLTAGFLGMMYYFIPKQAERPIYSYRLSIVHFWALIFTYMWAGPHHLHYTALPDWAQSVGMVFSLILLAPSWGGMINGIMTLSGAWHKLRDDPILRFLIVSLSFYGMSTFEGPMMSIKTVNALSHYTDWGIGHVHSGAMGWVGLVTMGSMYYLIPRVFGRRQMYSVKAIELHFWIATVGIVAYISAMWIAGVMQGLMWRAVNPDGTLTYTFVEGVKATYPFYVLRMLGGLLYLSGMLVMLWNTFKTVAAGRSVNVTIPAAAAHA, translated from the coding sequence ATGAATTTGCCAAACAGGCAGGCAACTGAATACAACGATACGGTGGTGCGGCAATTCGCCATCATGACGGTGATCTGGGGTGTCGTCGGCATGTTGGTTGGCGTGTTCATCGCGTCCGAACTGATCTGGCCTGATATCAACATGGGCATTCCCTGGCTCAGCTACGGCCGGCTGCGCCCGCTGCACACCAATGCGGTGATCTTTGCGTTTGGGGGGTCCGGCCTGTTTGCCGCCTCCTACTACGTGGTGCAGCGCACCAGCCAGGTTCGGCTGTTCGGCGACAAGCTTGCGGCATTCACTTTTTGGGGCTGGCAGGCCGTCATCGTGGCGGCGGCCATTTCGCTGCCTCTGGGCTATACGCAAGGCAAGGAGTATGCCGAGGTGGAATGGCCCATTGATATCCTGATTACCCTGGTCTGGCTGGCGTACGCCGTTGTGTTCTTTGGTACGGTCGGGACCCGCAAGGTCCGCCATATCTATGTGGCCAACTGGTTTTTCGGCGCCTACATCATCGCCATTGCGCTCTTGCACGTGGTCAACAGCGCGGCCATTCCGGCCGGGTTCATGAAATCCTACTCAGCCTATTCCGGCGTCCAGGACGCCATGGTTCAGTGGTGGTATGGCCACAACGCGGTGGGATTTTTGCTCACGGCGGGTTTCCTGGGCATGATGTACTACTTCATTCCGAAGCAGGCGGAGCGGCCGATTTACTCGTACCGGCTGTCCATCGTGCACTTCTGGGCACTGATCTTCACTTACATGTGGGCGGGCCCGCACCACCTTCACTACACGGCGCTGCCGGACTGGGCGCAATCGGTGGGCATGGTGTTTTCGCTGATTCTGCTGGCGCCCAGCTGGGGCGGCATGATCAACGGCATCATGACGCTGTCGGGCGCCTGGCACAAGCTGCGTGACGACCCGATCCTGCGCTTCCTGATCGTCTCGCTCTCGTTCTACGGCATGAGCACGTTCGAGGGGCCGATGATGTCGATCAAGACCGTCAATGCGCTGTCGCACTACACCGACTGGGGCATTGGCCACGTGCACTCGGGGGCCATGGGCTGGGTCGGCCTGGTCACCATGGGCAGCATGTATTACCTGATTCCGCGCGTGTTCGGGCGCAGGCAGATGTACAGCGTGAAGGCCATCGAGCTGCATTTCTGGATCGCGACCGTCGGCATCGTGGCCTACATCTCCGCCATGTGGATTGCCGGCGTGATGCAGGGCCTGATGTGGCGCGCCGTGAATCCCGACGGCACGCTGACCTATACCTTTGTCGAAGGCGTGAAGGCAACGTATCCGTTCTACGTGTTGCGCATGCTGGGCGGCCTGCTGTACCTCAGCGGCATGCTGGTCATGCTCTGGAATACGTTCAAGACGGTGGCCGCGGGTCGTTCGGTCAATGTCACCATTCCCGCCGCCGCGGCGCACGCCTGA
- the ccoS gene encoding cbb3-type cytochrome oxidase assembly protein CcoS: MDILFLLIPLSVVLVFVILGALWWAVHRGQFDDIEAEGERILHDS; the protein is encoded by the coding sequence ATGGACATCCTGTTTTTGCTGATTCCGTTGTCTGTCGTCCTGGTGTTCGTCATTCTGGGCGCGCTCTGGTGGGCCGTGCATCGTGGGCAATTTGATGACATCGAGGCGGAAGGCGAGCGAATTCTCCACGATTCTTGA